A region from the Salmo trutta chromosome 40, fSalTru1.1, whole genome shotgun sequence genome encodes:
- the LOC115180395 gene encoding UHRF1-binding protein 1-like isoform X2, which translates to MAGLIKKQILKHLSRFAKNLSPDKINLSTLKGEGQLTNLELDEEVLQSMLDLPTWLAINKVGCNKAAIRIPWTKLKTHPISLTLDKVVMEMSTCDEPRPPNGPSPIATASGQSEYGFAEKVVEGISLSINSIVVKISAKAFNASFELSQLQVCSVNTSWSLSDLRFTRIQDPHRGEILTFKEISWQMIRIEADAIQSAQNEMLSAPIRLITNQSKIRVTLKRRSKDCNVVASKLILILDDLLWVLTDSQLKAMVQYAKSLSEAMDKSAQQRKSMATEDQESSAPPSAQQVRSQQVSSGTAADQSATMANLFAAFDVCETSHHLQITHLDLHICDDIHAKDRVINKRITGGAMQLSFSHITLDYYPSHRAGESCLHWMQYSEATKAREGWARSLLEEFKSNVEMLKTAKRDREGPANSHTSPQHGKISTSSTSILSSPQTPRTQLLSSSIVLRIADFSIYQVSTADQRRSSPKAMISCNKKSLYLPPEMPAIHVEFTEYYFPDGKDYPIPCPNLYVQLNALQLVLDPRSLVWCNLFALDLRQSLEQFMELYKLNDEEQKPDEHIDIRVDGLMLKLVVPTDRDPSYPQDLPRSVSVQCSEMVATNTRHPPNCSRSHLEALLLSFQEQQFFSTSFSSFPRSSTSFPVIHPVFQRHAHEQDTMLHNVYKGLVSPSLGVDALKMPAATDLWAVHFAQFWVDYEGTRGGKGRPQPFVDAFPLTLWACQPVRHAQHQERLMGGASRGQRTPLAAGLARSEPVDTVGRLQRKRLLKEYYSTVTDATATEASLQPSNGLHKPLSLDNIPPSSSSSKEADMHILVHVQKHLSAQVSHRQYMFLMRLQRSIKALQHTLQQDLEEMGSKRDKAKTTSDPPPDHQPFSACVGILLKSAEVALLLKPVPQPEGPGSPLGSELSPSESRCTLETGSDRGEGGDRGTHVEGAGAKGSCTVDQLMCGVEGGITQGPAPLIPASAPNLKASLDERTGRSSSEELGEASLEARTGGEEPGSGVDCKAQQGESSGADPTLSVPLSTKDWNEKNPGARLPESMSRKGSLSGVSDRLSSSNTRSTSLYSISNIGRLMRERSQSSFSVSYKNMKKTPSLQSLDNLSIDSYLMEDGDTDTYSLLERDDVSISGFKDVVREQSATEIAKEAAAVAAMDTGEQDCAGSPDTVSATSQSIDEPTKDMVSVLVLKVRCVCGGMEVRGESTAVSLEVGCVRPTQLGNVSLRQYLSNRSLGGGLEANSDGTTHLPEVRARLESGPCAAAHSPLAETNGFLQLRLHGYRASFLMSSLRNLAHFLEDDSAPQVLPMEISVRDTHIDLKDDGPRDNPSDPNPITLHISNLLIHRTDDGAFSIGVENASEAGPKKEVQLIDSGLSPVPESVVSSTPKATQTPSPPSPSTTPSNKEQLLIEENECLKLELSKAKMALAEAQMEKDSLLHRMKSLKVNSS; encoded by the exons ACCCTGGACAAGGTGGTAATGGAGATGAGCACCTGTGATGAGCCCCGCCCCCCCAACGGCCCGTCTCCCATAGCAACGGCCTCGGGGCAAAG TGAGTATGGCTTTGCTGAGAAGGTGGTGGAGGGCATCTCTCTGTCCATCAACTCCATCGTGGTGAAGATCAGTGCCAAGGCGTTCAACGCCTCCTTTGAGTTGAGCCAGCTGCAGGTTTGCTCTGTCAACACTAGCTGGAGCCTGTCAGACCTCCGCTTCACCCGCATACAGGAcccacacagaggagag ATCCTGACGTTTAAGGAGATCAGCTGGCAGATGATCCGCATCGAGGCGGACGCCATCCAGAGTGCCCAGAACGAGATGCTGAGTGCCCCCATCCGCCTCATCACCAACCAGTCCAAGATCAGAGTCACCCTGAAGAGACGG TCCAAGGACTGTAACGTGGTGGCCTCTAAGCTGATCCTGATCCTAGATGACCTGCTGTGGGTGCTGACTGACTCCCAGCTCAAAGCCATGGTCCAGTACGCCAAGTCACTCAGCGAGGCCATGGACAAGTCTGCTCAGCAGAGGAAGAGCATGGCCACTGAGGACCAG GAGTCGTCGGCGCCCCCCTCAGCCCAGCAGGTGCGTAGCCAGCAGGTGTCGTCAGGCACAGCGGCTGACCAGAGCGCCACCATGGCTAATCTGTTCGCTGCCTTCGACGTGTGTGAGACCTCCCACCACCTGCAGATCACACACCTCGACCTGCACATCTGTGATGACATACACGCCAAGgacagag TGATCAATAAGAGGATAACTGGTGGGGCCATGCAGCTCTCCTTCAGTCACATTACCCTGGACTACTACCCCTCCCACAGAGCAG gtgagAGTTGTCTCCACTGGATGCAGTACAGTGAGGCCACTAAGGCCAGGGAGGGCTGGGCCAGGAGTCTACTGGAGGAGTTCAAGTCTAACGTGGAGATGTTGAAGACCGCCAAGAGAGACCGGGAGGGCCCGGCCAACTCTCACACCTCACCACAGCACG GTAAGATCAGTACTAGTTCTACCAGTATCCTCAGTTCTCCCCAGACCCCCAGGACGCAGCTCCTGTCCAGCTCCATTGTCCTCAGGATAGCTGACTTCAGCATCTACCAG GTGTCCACAGCAGACCAGCGTCGCTCCAGCCCTAAGGCCATGATCTCCTGTAATAAGAAGTCCCTGTACCTCCCTCCTGAGATGCCTGCCATCCACGTTGAGTTCACCGAATACTACTTCCCTGACGGAAAGGACTACCCCA TCCCTTGCCCCAACCTGTATGTGCAGCTGAATGCGCTGCAGCTGGTGCTGGACCCCAGGAGCCTGGTGTGGTGCAACCTGTTTGCGCTGGACCTGAGGCAGAGCCTGGAACAGTTCATGGAGCTCTACAAGCTCAACGACGAGGAACAGAAGCCTGACGAGCACATCGACATCAGGGTGGACGGACTAATGCTCAAG tTGGTAGTGCCCACGGACAGGGACCCCTCCTATCCCCAGGACCTCCCCCGCTCCGTCTCTGTCCAATGCTCGGAGATGGTGGCCACCAACACCCGCCACCCCCCTAACTGCTCCCGCTCCCACCTGgaagccctcctcctctccttccaagAACAACAGTTCTTCTCCACCTCCTTTTCCTCCTTCCCtcgctcctccacctccttcccGGTGATCCACCCCGTTTTCCAGCGCCACGCGCATGAGCAGGACACTATGTTGCACAATGTGTATAAAGGGTTGGTGTCGCCCTCGTTGGGCGTGGATGCCCTCAAAATGCCAGCTGCCACAGACTTGTGGGCGGTTCACTTTGCCCAGTTCTGGGTGGACTACGAGGGGACGCGCGGCGGGAAGGGGCGGCCCCAGCCCTTCGTTGACGCCTTCCCCCTCACTCTGTGGGCGTGCCAGCCGGTCAGACACGCCCAGCACCAGGAGCGGCTAATGGGCGGGGCTTCGAGAGGGCAGAGAACGCCCCTAGCTGCAGGCCTGGCCAGGAGCGAGCCTGTGGATACTGTGGGACGTCTGCAGAGGAAGAGGCTTTTGAAGGAGTACTATAGTACTGTTACGGACGCCACGGCAACAGAGGCCTCGCTGCAGCCTAGCAACGGGCTTCACAAGCCACTGTCCCTGGACAACATCCCCCCATCTTCCTCTTCCAGTAAGGAGGCAGACATGCACATCTTAGTGCACGTACAAAAGCATTTGAGCGCTCAG GTGAGCCACAGGCAGTACATGTTCCTGATGCGGCTGCAGCGCAGCATCAAAGCCTTGCAGCACACCCTGCAACAGGACCTGGAGGAGATGGGCTCCAAACGAGACAAGGCAAAGACCACATCGGACCCCCCTCCAGACCACCAGCCCTTCAGTGCCTGTGTGGGGATCCTGCTCAAAAGTGCGGAGGTAGCTCTCCTCTTGAAGCCGGTCCCCCAGCCCGAGGGTCCTGGTTCCCCCCTAGGGTCGGAATTGTCCCCTTCGGAGAGTAGATGCACCTTGGAGACTGGGAGtgacagaggggaggggggagatagaggaACCCACGTGGAGGGGGCTGGGGCGAAGGGAAGCTGTACAGTGGACCAGCTTATGTGTGGTGTAGAGGGTGGGATAACGCAAGGCCCCGCCCCTCTCATCCCCGCCTCCGCCCCCAACCTGAAGGCGTCTCTTGACGAGAGGACAGGGAGATCGAGTTCAGAGGAGTTGGGAGAGGCTTCCCTGGAGGCCCGGACTGGGGGAGAGGAGCCGGGGAGCGGAGTTGATTGTAAAGCCCAGCAGGGTGAGTCCTCCGGGGCAGACCCCACTCTCTCAGTCCCCCTCTCCACCAAAGACTGGAACGAGAAGAACCCTGGGGCCAGATTGCCTGAGTCTATGTCCAG GAAAGGCAGTCTGTCAGGGGTTTCTGACCGGCTCAGCTCCTCAAACACCCGGTCCACCTCCCTATATTCTATTTCCAACAT TGGGCGTCTGATGAGGGAGCGTTCCCAGTCCAGTTTCTCAGTGTCCTATAAGAACATGAAGAAGACTCCGTCTCTGCAGTCCTTGGACAACCTCTCCATAGACAGCTACCTGATGGAGGAcggagacacagacacatacagccTGCTGGAGAGAG ACGACGTGTCCATCTCAGGCTTTAAGGATGTGGTGAGGGAGCAGAGTGCCACAGAAATTGCCAAGGAGGCAGCAGCAGTAGCGGCCATGGACACAGGGGAGCAGGACTGTGCTGGCTCACCAGATACTGTCAGTGCCACCTCCCAGAGCATCGACGAACCCACCAAAGACATG gtgtcggTGCTGGTGCTGAaggtgcggtgtgtgtgtggtgggatgGAAGTGCGAGGGGAGAGCACGGCTGTGTCTCTGGAGGTGGGCTGCGTCAGACCCACACAGCTGGGAAACGTCAGCCTCCGACAATACCTCAGCAACCGCAGCCTgg GTGGTGGTCTGGAGGCCAATTCAGACGGGACCACCCATCTCCCGGAGGTCAGGGCTCGGCTGGAGAGCGGGCCCTGTGCCGCCGCCCACTCCCCCCTGGCCGAGACCAACGGTTTCCTCCAGCTGCGTCTCCACGGCTACCGGGCCAGCTTCCTCATGTCGTCGCTAAGGAACCTGGCTCACTTCCTGGAGGATGACTCCGCCCCCCAGGTCCTCCCGATGGAGATCAGCGTCAGGGACACGCACATCGACCTGAAG GATGATGGTCCCCGTGACAACCCGTCTGACCCTAATCCCATCACCCTGCACATCTCCAACCTGCTCATCCACAGGACCGACGATGGAGCCTTCTCTATAgggg TGGAAAATGCGTCTGAGGCGGGGCCTAAGAAAGAAGTCCAATTGATTGACAGCGGTTTGTCTCCAGTCCCTGAGAGTGTGGTCAGCAGCACTCCCAAGGCCACACAGACCCCCAGCCCTCCTAGCCCTAGCACAACCCCCTCCAACAAAGAACAG CTGCTGATAGAGGAGAACGAGTGTTTGAAACTGGAGCTCTCCAAAGCCAAGATGGCTCTAGCTGAGGCCCAAATGGAGAAGGACTCCCTGTTGCACCGCATGAAGAGTCTCAAAGTGAACAGCAGCTAG